The following coding sequences are from one Lysinibacillus sp. FSL W8-0992 window:
- the gap gene encoding type I glyceraldehyde-3-phosphate dehydrogenase, whose product MALKLAINGFGRIGRLVFREAMKHDEFEVVAVNDLTDAGQLAHLLKYDSVHGIYDAEVNADEDSFVVNGKTVKVYAEKDPAQLPWGELGVDVVLECTGRFRSMEEVGKHIEAGAKKAILSAPAKGDMPTFVMGVNHEDYNPKTDDVISNASCTTNCLAPVAKILDEKFGIERGMMTTIHSYTNDQRILDFPHSDPRRARAGAVSMIPTTTGAAVAVSKVLPQLKGKLDGFSMRVPTPNVSCVDLVVELKADVTKDSINAALKEASENELKGILGYNELPLVSIDYNGNHNSSTVDGLSTMVLENSMVKVLAWYDNEIGYSTRLMDLALYIAQQGLNHK is encoded by the coding sequence ATGGCATTAAAGTTAGCAATTAATGGATTTGGTCGTATTGGACGTTTAGTATTTCGTGAAGCAATGAAACATGATGAGTTTGAAGTAGTTGCAGTGAATGACTTAACAGATGCTGGTCAACTTGCACACTTATTAAAATACGATTCTGTACACGGTATTTATGATGCTGAAGTCAATGCAGATGAAGATTCTTTCGTAGTGAATGGAAAAACGGTTAAAGTATACGCTGAAAAAGACCCAGCACAATTACCTTGGGGTGAGCTTGGTGTAGACGTTGTACTTGAATGTACAGGTCGCTTCCGCTCAATGGAAGAGGTAGGTAAGCATATTGAAGCAGGTGCTAAAAAAGCGATTTTATCTGCACCAGCTAAAGGCGATATGCCAACATTCGTAATGGGTGTTAACCATGAAGATTACAATCCAAAAACAGATGATGTCATTTCAAATGCATCTTGTACAACAAACTGCTTAGCGCCAGTAGCTAAAATTTTAGATGAGAAATTTGGCATTGAACGCGGTATGATGACAACAATTCACTCATATACAAACGATCAACGTATCCTTGACTTCCCGCACTCTGATCCACGTCGTGCACGTGCAGGGGCAGTGTCAATGATTCCAACAACAACAGGAGCAGCAGTAGCCGTTTCTAAAGTATTACCTCAATTAAAAGGTAAGCTTGATGGATTCTCTATGCGTGTTCCTACACCGAACGTATCATGTGTGGATTTAGTTGTAGAACTTAAAGCAGATGTAACAAAAGATTCGATTAATGCGGCTTTAAAAGAGGCTTCAGAAAATGAGCTAAAAGGTATTTTAGGCTACAATGAACTACCATTAGTATCAATTGATTATAATGGCAACCATAACTCTTCAACTGTTGATGGCCTTTCAACAATGGTTTTAGAAAATAGCATGGTGAAAGTTCTTGCTTGGTACGATAATGAAATTGGTTACTCTACTCGTTTAATGGACCTTGCATTATATATCGCACAACAAGGATTAAATCATAAATAA
- the gpmI gene encoding 2,3-bisphosphoglycerate-independent phosphoglycerate mutase has translation MPKKPVALIILDGFAFRDETFGNAVAQAKKPNFDRFWNQFPHATLTASGEAVGLPDGQMGNSEVGHLNIGAGRIVYQSLTRLNKSIREGDFFTNQAFLDAVAHVKAHQSKLHVMGLLSDGGVHSHYEHMFALLKLAKEQGLDEVFVHAFLDGRDVGPTTAIGYIEETEKQMASIGIGKFASIHGRYYAMDRDKRWDRVALTYNALVDGVGQTAESAKGGVTESYEREVTDEFVIPFSIQEHGEPVATIEDNDAVIFFNFRPDRAIQLSKVFTNTSFDGFTLSAKHPQNVKFVSFTHYSDEVNAQVAYENDNLKNTIGEVLASNGKTQLRIAETEKYPHVTFFMSGGREEKFDGEERILIASPKVATYDLKPEMSAYEVTDALLAAIAADKFDGIILNFANPDMVGHSGMLEPTIKAIEVVDECLGKVVDALLEKGGAAIITADHGNSDEVVTLEGNPMTAHTTNPVPVIVTKANLMLRNGGILADLAPTMLELLEVSQPIEMTGKSLIEKEEN, from the coding sequence ATGCCTAAAAAGCCAGTAGCATTAATTATTTTAGATGGTTTTGCATTCCGTGATGAAACTTTTGGGAATGCAGTTGCTCAAGCAAAGAAACCAAATTTTGATCGCTTTTGGAACCAATTCCCGCATGCAACATTAACAGCTTCAGGTGAGGCAGTAGGGTTGCCAGACGGTCAAATGGGGAACTCTGAAGTTGGACACTTAAATATCGGCGCTGGCCGTATCGTGTATCAAAGCTTAACGCGTTTAAATAAATCGATTCGCGAAGGAGACTTCTTTACGAATCAAGCATTTTTAGATGCGGTAGCACACGTTAAAGCACATCAATCAAAGCTACATGTCATGGGTTTACTATCAGATGGCGGTGTACATAGCCATTATGAGCACATGTTTGCACTGCTAAAGCTAGCAAAAGAACAAGGGCTTGACGAAGTATTTGTGCATGCATTTTTAGATGGTCGTGATGTTGGACCAACAACAGCTATCGGCTATATTGAAGAAACTGAAAAACAAATGGCTTCGATTGGCATTGGTAAATTTGCTTCAATCCATGGACGTTATTATGCGATGGATCGTGACAAACGTTGGGATCGTGTAGCATTAACATATAATGCCCTCGTTGATGGGGTTGGACAAACGGCGGAAAGTGCAAAAGGTGGCGTAACAGAATCCTATGAGCGTGAAGTAACTGACGAGTTTGTTATTCCATTTAGCATCCAGGAACATGGAGAGCCAGTTGCGACAATTGAAGATAATGATGCAGTTATTTTCTTTAATTTCCGACCTGACCGTGCTATTCAATTATCGAAAGTATTTACGAATACGTCATTTGACGGTTTTACCTTATCAGCAAAACATCCACAAAATGTAAAATTCGTATCGTTTACACATTATAGTGATGAAGTAAACGCACAAGTTGCTTATGAAAATGACAACTTAAAAAATACGATTGGTGAAGTGTTAGCCTCTAATGGCAAAACACAGCTTCGTATTGCAGAAACAGAAAAGTATCCACATGTTACATTCTTTATGAGTGGCGGTCGTGAGGAGAAATTCGATGGTGAAGAACGTATTTTGATCGCTTCTCCAAAAGTTGCGACATACGATCTGAAACCTGAAATGAGTGCTTATGAAGTAACAGACGCATTGCTTGCAGCGATTGCAGCTGACAAATTTGATGGCATCATTCTAAACTTTGCGAACCCTGATATGGTGGGGCATAGTGGAATGTTAGAGCCAACAATTAAAGCAATCGAAGTTGTCGACGAATGTCTAGGGAAAGTAGTAGATGCCCTGCTTGAAAAAGGCGGAGCAGCTATTATTACAGCTGACCACGGTAACTCTGACGAGGTTGTAACGTTAGAAGGAAATCCGATGACAGCTCATACAACAAACCCTGTTCCAGTAATTGTGACGAAAGCAAATTTAATGTTAAGAAATGGTGGCATTTTAGCCGATTTAGCGCCAACCATGTTAGAATTATTAGAGGTGTCACAACCTATTGAAATGACAGGTAAATCACTTATCGAAAAAGAGGAGAATTAA
- a CDS encoding S9 family peptidase, with protein sequence MKKRFLSASLAVILTASVVYPVSVQEVRAANETSNTTIAQEERLTAKEFLDLAVTSLTFQHGSESMRQEVINKWVKDGELENLSSSIKRNEAARILVRALDKEEKEVTLADYLEKANKLGLFNSISENSETISKQDATKIFTTFKSLKNGASNEGVKEISVEDFMKNPGNFGYQLSPDGNYITFASAWENRSNVFVKKMNDDSEPVRVSNSKDRDISGFFWKDDTLLYAKDKGGDENFHIYSSTFNGKEEKDLTPYPGVTVGVLSGLQGVKDEILIMMNKEDATVFDVYKLNVKTGETKHVAKNPGNIADWLADRDGNIRIAVVSDGVEGMILYRDTEKDEFKPFIEMAAGDEVTPLAFSKDNKHIYATSNKGRDKVEVVKYDLEGNEEVIMSNEEVDVAGVLYSSEQDKILYGAYVTDKAHYQFFDEKFEQLFRKIQNKLGVEESELGINDYNKEMTKFIVSVSSDTVYGKYYYYDSTTDEMTELATLSPWLKSEELAEMHPVSYKSRDGLTINGYLTLPKNKEAKDLPLIVNPHGGPWARDMWGFNPEVQLLANRGYAVLQVNFRSSTGYGKEFLQAGNKQWGLKIQDDITDGVQWAIDQGIADPDRIGIYGASFGGYATLAGIAFTPDLYAAAVDYVGVSNIFTLLDTVPPYWETMRNMFYERVGHPETDKELLTAVSPVFHVDKIKTPLFVAQGANDPRVNQAESDQIVEALRARGVDVEYMLKENEGHGFQNEENRIEFYNAMVKFFDSHLKK encoded by the coding sequence GTTGTTTATCCTGTTTCAGTACAGGAAGTACGAGCTGCTAATGAAACTAGCAATACTACTATTGCACAAGAGGAGCGCCTAACAGCAAAAGAATTTCTTGATTTAGCTGTAACATCTTTAACATTCCAACATGGCTCAGAATCAATGCGTCAAGAAGTAATTAATAAGTGGGTTAAAGACGGAGAATTAGAAAACCTAAGTAGTTCGATTAAACGTAATGAAGCTGCACGAATTTTAGTAAGAGCTCTTGATAAAGAAGAAAAAGAAGTAACACTAGCAGACTATCTGGAAAAAGCAAATAAGCTAGGCTTATTTAATAGTATTTCAGAAAATAGTGAAACAATTTCAAAACAAGACGCTACTAAAATATTTACTACATTTAAGAGTTTAAAAAACGGTGCAAGTAACGAAGGTGTTAAAGAAATTTCTGTAGAGGATTTTATGAAAAATCCAGGAAACTTCGGCTATCAGCTTTCACCAGATGGTAATTACATTACGTTTGCTTCAGCATGGGAAAACCGTTCAAATGTGTTCGTGAAAAAAATGAATGATGATAGTGAACCTGTTCGTGTATCTAATTCAAAAGATCGTGATATTTCTGGATTCTTCTGGAAAGATGATACATTGCTTTATGCCAAAGATAAAGGTGGAGATGAAAACTTCCACATTTATTCTTCTACATTTAATGGAAAAGAAGAAAAAGATTTAACGCCTTATCCAGGTGTAACAGTAGGGGTATTAAGTGGATTACAAGGTGTTAAAGATGAGATTTTAATTATGATGAATAAAGAAGATGCAACGGTATTCGATGTGTACAAGCTAAATGTAAAGACAGGCGAGACAAAACATGTTGCAAAAAATCCTGGTAACATCGCAGATTGGTTAGCTGACCGAGATGGTAATATTCGTATAGCAGTTGTTTCAGATGGTGTAGAAGGTATGATTCTATATCGTGATACAGAAAAAGACGAATTCAAGCCATTTATTGAAATGGCAGCGGGCGATGAAGTAACGCCACTTGCGTTCTCTAAAGATAATAAGCATATTTACGCAACTTCTAATAAAGGCAGAGATAAAGTTGAAGTAGTGAAATATGATCTTGAAGGTAACGAAGAAGTCATTATGTCTAATGAAGAAGTAGACGTAGCGGGTGTATTATATAGTAGTGAGCAAGATAAAATTTTATACGGTGCATATGTAACAGATAAAGCACATTACCAATTCTTCGATGAGAAATTTGAACAGTTATTCCGCAAAATTCAAAATAAGCTAGGTGTTGAAGAAAGCGAACTAGGCATCAACGACTACAATAAAGAAATGACAAAATTCATCGTCAGCGTGTCTAGTGACACTGTGTACGGCAAATATTATTACTATGATTCAACTACAGATGAAATGACAGAACTAGCAACATTAAGCCCTTGGTTAAAATCAGAAGAGCTTGCAGAAATGCATCCAGTTTCTTATAAGAGCCGTGATGGTCTGACAATTAACGGTTATTTAACATTACCGAAAAACAAAGAGGCTAAAGACTTACCGCTTATCGTGAATCCACATGGTGGTCCATGGGCTCGTGATATGTGGGGCTTTAACCCAGAAGTACAGCTACTTGCAAACCGAGGATATGCTGTGTTACAAGTGAATTTCCGTTCATCTACGGGTTACGGAAAAGAATTTTTACAAGCTGGTAATAAGCAATGGGGTCTGAAAATTCAAGATGATATTACAGATGGCGTTCAATGGGCAATTGATCAAGGTATTGCTGACCCTGACCGCATTGGTATTTATGGTGCATCATTTGGAGGTTACGCAACTTTAGCTGGTATTGCGTTTACACCTGATTTATATGCAGCAGCAGTTGACTATGTTGGCGTATCGAATATTTTCACATTGCTAGATACAGTCCCTCCATATTGGGAAACTATGCGTAACATGTTCTATGAGCGTGTAGGGCATCCAGAGACAGACAAAGAACTGTTAACAGCAGTTTCACCAGTCTTCCATGTTGATAAAATTAAAACACCATTATTTGTTGCGCAAGGTGCAAATGATCCGCGTGTAAATCAGGCAGAATCTGATCAAATCGTTGAAGCATTACGTGCAAGAGGTGTGGATGTCGAGTATATGCTGAAAGAAAATGAAGGACATGGCTTCCAAAACGAAGAAAACCGCATTGAATTCTATAATGCAATGGTTAAATTCTTTGATAGTCATTTAAAAAAATAA
- the eno gene encoding phosphopyruvate hydratase, which yields MPFITQVYAREVLDSRGNPTVEVEVFTESGAFGRAIVPSGASTGEYEAVELRDGDKSRYLGKGVLKAIENVNTIIAQELEGNFSVLDQVVIDKALIELDGTENKGKLGANAILGVSMAVAHAAADYLDVPLYQYLGGFNSKQLPVPMMNILNGGAHADNNVDIQEFMVMPVGAENFRHALRMGAEIFHSLKAVLKDKGYNTAVGDEGGFAPNLGSNEEAITVILEAIEKAGYKAGEEVKLAMDVASSELFNKEDGKYHLDGEGVVKTSEEMVDWYEQLTSKYPIISIEDGLDENDWAGHKLLTDRIGARVQLVGDDLFVTNTKKLSAGIEQGVGNSILIKVNQIGTLTETFEAIEMAKRAGYTAVISHRSGESEDATIADIAVATNAGQIKTGAPSRTDRVAKYNQLLRIEDQLGATSEYLGLKTFYNLK from the coding sequence ATGCCATTTATTACACAAGTTTATGCGCGCGAAGTTTTAGACTCACGTGGGAACCCAACAGTAGAAGTTGAAGTATTTACAGAATCAGGTGCTTTTGGTCGTGCAATCGTGCCATCAGGTGCCTCTACAGGTGAATACGAAGCGGTAGAATTACGCGATGGTGACAAATCACGTTACCTTGGCAAAGGTGTATTAAAAGCAATCGAAAATGTCAACACAATTATTGCACAAGAATTAGAAGGTAATTTCTCAGTTCTTGACCAAGTAGTAATCGACAAAGCTTTAATCGAGCTAGATGGCACAGAAAACAAAGGTAAACTAGGAGCTAACGCAATCCTAGGTGTATCAATGGCAGTTGCACATGCTGCAGCAGATTATTTAGATGTACCTCTTTATCAATATCTTGGCGGTTTCAACTCAAAACAATTACCAGTACCAATGATGAACATCTTAAATGGTGGTGCACATGCGGATAACAACGTGGACATCCAAGAATTCATGGTAATGCCTGTTGGTGCAGAAAACTTCCGTCATGCATTACGTATGGGTGCTGAAATTTTCCATAGCTTAAAAGCAGTATTAAAAGATAAAGGCTACAACACAGCTGTAGGTGACGAAGGTGGTTTCGCTCCAAACCTTGGTTCGAACGAAGAAGCTATCACAGTGATCCTTGAAGCAATCGAAAAAGCTGGCTACAAAGCTGGTGAAGAAGTGAAATTAGCAATGGACGTTGCGTCTTCTGAATTATTCAACAAAGAAGATGGCAAATACCATTTAGATGGTGAAGGCGTTGTGAAAACTTCTGAAGAAATGGTGGACTGGTACGAACAGTTAACTTCTAAATACCCAATTATCTCAATCGAAGACGGCTTAGACGAAAACGACTGGGCTGGTCATAAATTATTAACAGACCGCATTGGCGCTCGCGTACAATTAGTAGGAGATGATTTATTCGTAACAAATACGAAAAAATTATCTGCTGGTATTGAGCAAGGTGTTGGTAACTCAATTTTAATTAAAGTAAACCAAATCGGTACGTTAACAGAAACATTTGAAGCAATTGAAATGGCGAAACGTGCTGGTTACACAGCAGTTATTTCTCACCGTTCTGGTGAATCAGAAGATGCGACGATCGCTGATATCGCAGTTGCGACAAACGCTGGTCAAATTAAAACAGGTGCTCCATCTCGTACAGACCGCGTTGCAAAATACAACCAACTTCTTCGCATCGAAGATCAACTTGGTGCAACTTCTGAATATCTTGGTTTAAAAACTTTCTATAACTTAAAATAA
- a CDS encoding sugar-binding transcriptional regulator translates to MLTVPEAQQRLLPEMNPLLQSRYRILQSVQLMQPIGRRTLAESLKMTEREIRKETDILRDQGLLDSQKSGMVCTSDGELVIEQLRALVYEWSGLTQLGKTLENHLGLQHVLVVPGDYNDDETVLTLLGKEAAQQFLSTIANEQVVAVTGGKSVASLAQFLQPVDGQHNVTFVAARGGIGHEMQMQANTLVATFAMQMEAQYRTLFLPEHLSEQAYQAMLMEPMVTEIMAYYDRADCVIHGIGSAEEMAIRRNSSVEDLRILEEKGAVSEAFGYYFNAEGEIVHRIRTIGIQLEQVEKCKHIIAVAAGKQKVNAMLSYFKVAPKQTIFITDEAAAKAIAERLL, encoded by the coding sequence ATGTTAACTGTACCTGAGGCACAGCAAAGACTACTTCCAGAAATGAATCCACTTCTACAATCGAGATACCGTATTTTGCAATCGGTTCAGTTAATGCAACCAATTGGGAGACGAACACTAGCGGAGTCACTTAAGATGACAGAACGTGAAATCCGTAAAGAAACAGATATTTTACGTGATCAAGGGTTATTAGATTCCCAAAAGTCGGGTATGGTATGTACGAGTGATGGTGAATTAGTTATTGAACAGCTTAGAGCATTAGTTTACGAATGGTCTGGTCTAACGCAGCTTGGCAAGACGCTCGAAAACCATTTAGGGCTACAGCATGTGCTAGTTGTTCCAGGTGATTATAACGATGATGAAACCGTATTAACACTACTTGGAAAAGAAGCGGCACAGCAATTTCTTTCGACTATTGCTAATGAGCAAGTAGTAGCTGTTACTGGAGGAAAGTCAGTGGCTTCGCTAGCGCAGTTTTTACAACCAGTTGACGGTCAGCACAATGTAACATTTGTTGCAGCTCGTGGTGGTATCGGACATGAAATGCAAATGCAGGCTAATACACTCGTTGCAACATTTGCTATGCAGATGGAAGCACAGTACCGTACATTGTTTTTACCCGAGCATTTAAGTGAACAGGCATATCAGGCAATGTTAATGGAGCCAATGGTTACAGAAATAATGGCTTACTATGACCGCGCTGATTGCGTTATTCATGGTATTGGCTCTGCTGAAGAAATGGCGATTCGTCGTAATTCATCGGTCGAAGATTTACGTATTCTAGAGGAAAAGGGTGCTGTTAGTGAAGCATTCGGCTATTATTTCAATGCCGAAGGAGAAATTGTACATCGTATTCGTACAATTGGAATTCAACTTGAACAAGTTGAAAAATGTAAGCATATTATTGCGGTTGCAGCAGGAAAACAAAAGGTGAATGCAATGCTATCTTACTTTAAGGTAGCGCCGAAGCAGACGATTTTTATAACAGATGAAGCTGCTGCGAAAGCAATCGCTGAACGTTTACTGTAA
- a CDS encoding glutaredoxin family protein: MNVTFFSRSHCELCVEGLRTLKLVQEELGFSIDVIDIEKDDAVHEKYMLMIPVVEKDGEVIQYGNLDYATLMEHLCSE, from the coding sequence ATGAACGTGACTTTTTTTAGTCGTTCGCATTGTGAGCTTTGTGTAGAAGGATTACGTACATTAAAGCTTGTTCAAGAAGAACTAGGCTTCTCAATCGACGTCATCGATATAGAAAAAGACGATGCAGTACACGAAAAATATATGTTGATGATACCAGTAGTAGAAAAGGATGGAGAAGTCATACAGTATGGCAATCTAGACTATGCAACATTGATGGAGCATTTGTGCAGTGAATAA
- a CDS encoding phosphoglycerate kinase: protein MLNKKTMKDIDVKGKRVFVRVDFNVPMADGVITDETRIRAAIPTIEYLVEQGAKVILVSHLGRPKGEVKEDMRLTAVGIRLAEILAKPVTKLDEAIGEAVETAVANMQNGDIVLLENVRFHAGEEKNDPALAEQFAKLADVYVNDAFGAAHRAHASTEGIAKHIPAVSGFLMQKELDVLGKALSNPERPFTAIIGGAKVKDKIGVIESLLEKVDHLIIGGGLSFTFIKAQGHDIGKSLLEEDKIELAKSFIEKAHAKGVKLHMPIDAVVANEFSKDAETKVVDVDAIPADWMGLDIGPKTAARYAEVIQNSKLIIWNGPMGVFELEPFANGTKTVADAMAATAGYTVIGGGDSAAAVEKFEVADKMDHISTGGGASLELMEGKELPGIVALNDK from the coding sequence ATGTTAAATAAGAAAACAATGAAAGATATTGATGTAAAAGGTAAGCGCGTCTTCGTACGTGTCGATTTTAATGTACCGATGGCAGATGGGGTAATTACAGACGAAACACGTATCCGCGCAGCCATTCCAACGATTGAATATTTAGTTGAACAAGGCGCAAAAGTTATTTTAGTGTCTCATTTAGGTCGTCCAAAAGGCGAAGTAAAAGAAGATATGCGTTTAACTGCAGTTGGTATCCGCCTTGCAGAAATTTTAGCTAAACCTGTTACTAAATTGGATGAGGCAATCGGTGAAGCAGTAGAAACAGCTGTTGCGAATATGCAAAACGGCGATATCGTTCTACTGGAAAACGTACGATTCCATGCTGGTGAGGAGAAAAACGACCCTGCACTTGCAGAACAATTTGCTAAACTAGCTGACGTTTATGTTAACGATGCATTCGGTGCTGCTCACCGTGCACATGCCTCAACGGAAGGTATTGCGAAACACATTCCTGCTGTATCAGGCTTCCTTATGCAAAAAGAATTGGATGTGCTAGGTAAAGCATTATCAAATCCTGAGCGTCCTTTCACTGCTATTATTGGTGGTGCAAAAGTAAAAGATAAAATCGGCGTTATTGAGAGCTTACTTGAAAAGGTAGACCACTTAATTATTGGTGGCGGTCTGTCATTTACCTTCATTAAAGCGCAAGGGCATGATATCGGTAAATCTTTATTAGAAGAAGATAAAATTGAACTAGCAAAATCGTTCATTGAAAAAGCACATGCAAAAGGCGTGAAGTTACATATGCCAATTGATGCAGTGGTAGCCAATGAATTTTCAAAAGATGCGGAGACTAAAGTTGTCGATGTAGATGCTATCCCAGCTGATTGGATGGGTCTTGATATTGGACCAAAAACAGCTGCTCGCTACGCAGAAGTTATTCAAAATTCAAAATTAATTATTTGGAATGGACCAATGGGCGTTTTTGAATTAGAACCATTTGCAAATGGTACGAAAACTGTTGCAGACGCGATGGCAGCAACTGCTGGCTATACTGTAATTGGTGGCGGAGATTCCGCAGCAGCAGTAGAAAAATTTGAAGTAGCTGATAAAATGGACCACATTTCTACTGGTGGCGGCGCTTCACTTGAATTAATGGAAGGCAAAGAGCTTCCTGGTATTGTGGCATTAAACGATAAATAA
- the tpiA gene encoding triose-phosphate isomerase, producing MRKPIIAGNWKMYKTFEEAIQFVDSVQDNLPSNDKVDAVICAPALFLPTLVQVASESELAIGAQTMHYENEGAFTGEISPAQLASVEVDYVILGHSERREYYNETDEAINKKVAAALSHNIVPIICCGETLEEREAGTTEQKVASQITAALAGFAAQDVEHMVLAYEPIWAIGTGKTATAEDANQVCGAIRAVVEKLYDNATAKAIRIQYGGSVKPDNIKELLSKEHIDGALVGGASLQADSYLKLLEAAANA from the coding sequence ATGCGTAAACCAATTATTGCAGGTAACTGGAAAATGTATAAAACATTTGAAGAGGCAATTCAGTTTGTCGATAGCGTGCAGGATAATCTTCCTTCCAATGACAAAGTAGATGCTGTTATTTGCGCACCGGCACTTTTTCTACCAACACTTGTGCAGGTCGCTAGTGAATCTGAACTAGCCATCGGTGCTCAAACAATGCATTACGAAAATGAAGGTGCGTTTACAGGTGAAATTAGCCCGGCGCAGCTTGCGAGCGTTGAGGTAGATTATGTGATATTAGGACACTCCGAACGACGTGAATATTATAACGAAACAGATGAGGCTATCAATAAAAAGGTGGCAGCAGCACTTTCACATAATATCGTACCAATTATTTGCTGTGGTGAAACACTGGAAGAACGTGAGGCAGGTACGACAGAGCAAAAGGTAGCTAGTCAAATTACAGCAGCTCTTGCAGGGTTTGCCGCACAGGACGTGGAGCATATGGTTCTTGCCTATGAGCCTATCTGGGCAATCGGCACAGGGAAAACAGCAACAGCAGAAGATGCCAACCAAGTATGTGGCGCCATTCGTGCAGTTGTTGAAAAATTATATGATAACGCAACAGCAAAAGCTATACGTATTCAATATGGCGGTAGCGTAAAGCCTGATAATATTAAAGAATTATTGTCAAAAGAGCATATCGATGGAGCGCTAGTCGGTGGTGCCAGCTTACAAGCTGATTCATATTTAAAATTATTGGAGGCGGCAGCAAATGCCTAA